Proteins encoded by one window of Cyanobium sp. NS01:
- the msrA gene encoding peptide-methionine (S)-S-oxide reductase MsrA produces the protein MSPPSPRHASSRSPVPWPLSCSGRRLLGALLALLLLLGVVFTPRPALASEPQQAVLAGGCFWCLEHDLEGLNGVLEVVSGYSGGDLANPTYAQVSAGGTGHQEAVQVRFDPAQISYPTLLRAYWRNVDPLDGAGQFCDRGDSYRPVIFTSGGDQQAQAEASQESAAQALTVEVSALQVAIRPLQRFWPAEAYHQNYADQNGTSYGYYRWACGRDRRLRAVWGDQARAADPW, from the coding sequence ATGAGCCCGCCATCGCCTCGCCACGCCAGCTCTCGGTCGCCAGTTCCCTGGCCGCTGAGCTGCAGCGGGCGGCGCCTCCTGGGCGCGCTGCTGGCCCTGCTTCTGCTGCTGGGGGTGGTGTTCACGCCCCGGCCGGCCCTGGCGTCCGAACCGCAGCAGGCGGTGCTGGCAGGGGGCTGCTTCTGGTGTCTGGAGCACGATCTCGAAGGCTTGAACGGGGTGTTGGAGGTGGTGAGCGGCTACAGCGGCGGTGACCTCGCCAATCCCACCTACGCCCAGGTGTCCGCCGGGGGAACGGGCCACCAGGAAGCCGTGCAGGTGCGCTTCGATCCCGCGCAGATCAGCTACCCCACCCTGCTGCGGGCCTACTGGCGCAACGTGGATCCCCTCGATGGGGCGGGGCAGTTCTGCGATCGCGGCGACTCCTACCGGCCGGTGATCTTCACCTCCGGCGGCGATCAGCAGGCCCAGGCCGAAGCAAGCCAGGAGTCAGCCGCCCAGGCCCTGACTGTGGAGGTCTCGGCGCTGCAGGTGGCGATCAGACCGCTGCAGCGGTTCTGGCCGGCGGAGGCGTACCACCAGAACTACGCCGATCAGAACGGCACGAGCTACGGCTACTACCGCTGGGCCTGTGGCCGCGACCGGCGGCTGCGGGCGGTGTGGGGGGACCAGGCGCGAGCGGCCGATCCGTGGTGA
- the lpxB gene encoding lipid-A-disaccharide synthase, with product MLRLLVSTGEVSGDLQGALLVQALYEEASRRGLELQVVALGGDRMARAGAELLADTTRMGAIGLLEVMPFVLPTLRLQRRLKRWFRQAPPDGVVLIDYMGPNVNLGLRLKRRFPGVPVTYYIAPQEWAFKFGSEGRTNLIRFTNQILAIFQEEARYYGCRGANVTYVGHPLVDTVEESPSRSEARALLGLVNEAPVLLLMPASRRQELRYMLPYIVAAAAELQRCQPELQVVVPAGLSGFEAHLSRQLDQAGVKALVIPAADADRLKPALCAAADLALAKSGTVNLELALRGVPQVVVYRVSGLTAFVARRILRFSVPHISPVNLVLGERLVPELLQADLTAEAIVRAARPLLQPDSGAHGSMLEGYARLRAVLGEPGVTRRAAAAILDLVLETP from the coding sequence ATGCTGCGACTGCTGGTCAGCACCGGTGAGGTGTCCGGCGATCTGCAGGGGGCGCTGCTGGTGCAGGCGCTCTATGAGGAGGCGAGTCGGCGCGGGCTGGAGCTGCAGGTGGTGGCCCTCGGTGGCGACCGCATGGCCCGGGCCGGTGCCGAACTGCTGGCCGACACCACCCGCATGGGCGCCATTGGCCTGTTGGAGGTGATGCCCTTCGTGCTGCCCACCCTGCGGCTGCAGCGCCGCCTCAAGCGCTGGTTTCGCCAGGCCCCGCCGGACGGGGTGGTGCTGATCGACTACATGGGCCCCAACGTGAACCTGGGCCTGCGGCTGAAGCGGCGCTTTCCGGGGGTGCCGGTGACGTACTACATCGCTCCCCAGGAGTGGGCCTTCAAATTCGGATCCGAAGGCCGCACCAACCTGATCCGCTTCACCAACCAGATCCTGGCCATCTTCCAGGAGGAGGCCCGTTACTACGGCTGCCGGGGCGCCAACGTCACCTATGTGGGCCACCCCCTGGTGGACACCGTGGAGGAATCCCCCAGCCGCAGTGAGGCCAGAGCCCTTCTGGGTCTGGTCAACGAGGCACCGGTGCTGCTGCTGATGCCCGCCTCCCGGCGCCAGGAGCTGCGCTACATGCTCCCCTACATCGTGGCGGCCGCCGCCGAGCTGCAGCGCTGCCAGCCGGAGCTGCAGGTGGTGGTGCCCGCTGGGCTCTCGGGTTTCGAGGCCCACCTCAGCCGCCAGCTCGATCAGGCCGGGGTGAAGGCCCTGGTGATTCCTGCCGCCGATGCCGACCGGCTCAAGCCGGCCCTCTGCGCGGCCGCCGACCTGGCCCTGGCCAAGTCGGGCACGGTGAATCTGGAACTGGCCCTGCGGGGGGTGCCCCAGGTGGTGGTGTACCGGGTGAGCGGGCTCACGGCCTTCGTGGCGCGACGCATCCTGCGCTTCAGCGTGCCCCACATCTCGCCGGTGAACCTGGTGCTGGGGGAGCGGCTGGTGCCGGAGCTGCTGCAGGCCGACCTCACCGCCGAGGCGATCGTGCGGGCTGCCCGGCCCCTGCTGCAGCCGGACAGCGGCGCCCATGGCTCGATGCTGGAGGGCTATGCCAGGTTGCGGGCGGTGCTGGGCGAACCTGGCGTCACTCGCCGAGCCGCCGCCGCCATCCTCGATCTGGTGCTGGAGACCCCATGA
- the lpxC gene encoding UDP-3-O-acyl-N-acetylglucosamine deacetylase, producing the protein MGLWPADYSRAWTLSAAVERSGVGLHSGALSRVRLQSSRRPGYWLGWLDQPDAPLLQLGPAAVHVTTLCTAVALGDRQLATVEHLLAALAGTGVSQAEILVDGPEVPLLDGSALPWVEAIAEAGLEPVEGTPPSPQLEAPLTLHQGAGFVTALPAQGLRLGAGIEFGEAAIGRQLYGLELSPAAFVAEIAPARTFGLLSQVEQLRAAGLIQGGALDNALVCDGDHWLNPPLRFADEPVRHKILDLLGDLALVGLPRAQVFAFRGSHGLHTALAAALADLPRSSFAA; encoded by the coding sequence GTGGGGCTCTGGCCCGCCGACTATTCCCGGGCCTGGACCCTCAGCGCTGCCGTGGAGCGCTCGGGTGTGGGTTTGCACAGCGGCGCCCTCTCCCGGGTCAGGCTGCAGTCGTCCAGGCGACCGGGCTACTGGCTGGGCTGGCTGGACCAGCCGGATGCCCCCCTGCTGCAGCTGGGGCCGGCGGCCGTCCATGTCACCACCCTCTGCACGGCGGTGGCGCTGGGGGACCGTCAGCTGGCCACCGTGGAGCACCTGCTGGCCGCCCTGGCCGGCACCGGCGTGAGCCAGGCCGAAATCCTGGTGGATGGTCCGGAGGTTCCCCTGCTCGATGGCTCCGCTCTCCCCTGGGTGGAGGCGATCGCTGAAGCCGGTCTGGAGCCGGTGGAGGGCACACCGCCCTCGCCCCAGCTGGAGGCGCCGCTCACGCTGCACCAGGGGGCCGGCTTCGTCACGGCCCTGCCAGCTCAAGGCCTGAGGCTGGGGGCCGGCATCGAGTTTGGCGAGGCGGCGATCGGTCGCCAGCTCTATGGCCTGGAGCTCAGCCCGGCGGCGTTCGTGGCGGAGATCGCCCCGGCACGCACCTTCGGCCTGCTCTCCCAGGTGGAGCAGCTGCGGGCGGCCGGCCTGATCCAGGGCGGTGCCCTCGACAACGCCCTCGTCTGTGATGGCGATCACTGGCTCAACCCGCCGCTCCGGTTTGCCGATGAACCGGTGCGCCATAAAATCCTGGACCTGTTGGGCGATCTGGCCTTGGTCGGTCTGCCACGGGCCCAGGTGTTTGCCTTCCGGGGCTCCCATGGACTCCACACCGCCCTCGCGGCCGCCCTGGCGGACCTGCCCCGTTCGTCGTTTGCCGCTTGA
- the purD gene encoding phosphoribosylamine--glycine ligase, which yields MAPEATQHDLRILVVGSGGRENALGWALARSTGVGQVWLSPGNGGSGDLPGCRQLEIGEGDGPALQQCCRELAIDLVVIGPEVPLAAGLADQLRACGVAVFGPGADGAQLESSKRWAKTLMQEAGVPSAGFWPAANREEALALLEAQGQPLVVKADGLAAGKGVTVAETLEEARAAIEAIFAGRFGPGASLVLEERTHGPEVSVFALCDGERLLLLPAAQDHKRIGEGDTGPNTGGMGAYAPAPLLDAAAMEEVRQQVLEPTLRALQARGIDYRGVLYAGLMLTPQGLSVIEFNCRFGDPECETLMPLLGEELAQVLLACAEGRLDTAPPLSLRSGCSACVIAAAEGYPGTIRQGDPVEGVASPGDELQIFHAGTRRAPDGTCVSSGGRVLAVVAQAEDFDAAFARAYEGLAQVHFTGMTYRRDIGHQVRRR from the coding sequence ATGGCCCCTGAGGCAACGCAGCACGACCTCCGCATCCTTGTGGTGGGTTCCGGTGGCCGGGAGAACGCCCTCGGCTGGGCTCTGGCCCGCTCCACTGGAGTAGGCCAGGTGTGGCTGAGCCCGGGCAATGGCGGCAGCGGCGATCTACCCGGCTGCCGCCAGCTGGAGATCGGCGAGGGCGATGGGCCCGCCCTGCAGCAGTGCTGCCGCGAGCTGGCCATCGATCTGGTGGTGATCGGCCCGGAGGTGCCGCTGGCGGCTGGGCTCGCTGACCAGCTCAGGGCCTGCGGTGTGGCGGTGTTCGGTCCCGGCGCCGATGGAGCCCAGCTGGAGTCCAGCAAGCGCTGGGCCAAGACCCTGATGCAGGAGGCCGGGGTGCCCAGTGCGGGCTTCTGGCCTGCAGCCAACCGCGAGGAGGCCCTGGCGCTCCTGGAGGCCCAGGGCCAGCCCCTGGTGGTCAAGGCCGATGGCCTGGCCGCCGGCAAGGGGGTGACCGTGGCCGAAACGCTGGAGGAGGCCCGCGCAGCCATCGAGGCGATCTTCGCGGGCCGTTTCGGCCCCGGCGCCTCCCTGGTGCTTGAGGAGCGCACCCACGGTCCGGAGGTCTCCGTGTTCGCCCTCTGCGATGGCGAGCGTTTGCTGCTGCTGCCTGCGGCTCAGGACCACAAGCGGATCGGCGAAGGAGACACCGGCCCCAACACCGGCGGCATGGGGGCCTATGCCCCGGCCCCGCTCCTCGACGCCGCCGCCATGGAGGAGGTGCGGCAGCAGGTGCTTGAGCCCACCCTGCGGGCCCTGCAGGCGCGCGGCATCGACTACCGCGGCGTGCTCTATGCGGGCCTGATGCTGACGCCGCAGGGGCTGAGTGTGATCGAGTTCAACTGCCGTTTCGGCGATCCCGAGTGCGAAACCCTGATGCCCCTGCTGGGCGAGGAACTGGCCCAGGTGCTGCTGGCCTGCGCCGAGGGCCGGCTCGACACCGCTCCACCGCTCAGCCTGCGCAGCGGCTGCAGTGCCTGCGTGATCGCCGCCGCCGAGGGCTACCCGGGCACGATCCGGCAGGGCGACCCCGTGGAGGGCGTGGCCAGCCCGGGCGACGAGCTGCAGATCTTCCACGCCGGCACCAGGCGCGCCCCCGATGGAACCTGCGTCAGCAGCGGTGGGCGGGTGCTCGCCGTGGTGGCCCAGGCGGAGGATTTCGACGCGGCCTTCGCCAGGGCCTATGAAGGACTGGCCCAGGTGCACTTCACCGGCATGACCTACCGGCGCGATATCGGTCACCAGGTGCGTCGCCGATGA
- a CDS encoding ATP-binding protein, protein MSPSSSTAPPPFSWRQALARWWAEFSLQTKLLAVATLVVSLLMTGITFLALNGIQRDARMSDTRYARDLGLLLSANVTPLVAEGNDRELAMLAERFWQTSRSLRYIFFADPDGIIYLGIPIGGTSGGSELLLSRRLELPPDIQKRPDNPLVRQHLTPDGQVTDVFVPLVNEGHFFGVMAMGINPNETLLASAALTREVTVAVFISIWVLVILGAVFNALTITQPVKELLRGVRQVAVGDFETRIALPMGGELGELLEGFNAMTSQLEVYKAANIEELTAAQVKQESLIATMADGAVLLDAAGGIVLANPTARRLFRWEGRNLEGQELIGELPERLALELHSALDNMIIGQQDAADVRCSVGDPARTLRIVLQPVRDASGESLKGIAMTIQDLTREVELNAAQSRFISNVSHELRTPLFNIKSYVETLYDLGDQLSDQEKHEFLGIANAETDRLTRLVNDVLDLSRLESERSWSFEPLDVAEAIEQILRTYRLNAEERGVKLRFEAETLLPRVLGNWDLLLQVFGNLVGNALKFTPPGGQIVLRAYPWPDLCLLHDDQVPREDNPRCELTSPLPRLRIEIGDSGCGISEADQARIFERFFRVENAVHIEAGTGLGLSIVRGILDKHGTQVKMASEPEVGSVFWFDLSLEESDQDELQLSAERRAQSLELAPLPALAAQPVSL, encoded by the coding sequence ATGAGCCCGTCGAGCAGCACCGCTCCCCCCCCGTTCTCCTGGCGCCAGGCCCTGGCGCGCTGGTGGGCCGAGTTCAGCCTGCAGACCAAGTTGCTGGCGGTGGCCACCCTGGTGGTGAGCCTGCTGATGACCGGCATCACCTTCCTGGCGCTCAACGGCATCCAGCGGGACGCCCGCATGAGCGACACCCGCTATGCCCGCGACCTGGGGTTGCTGCTCTCCGCCAACGTGACGCCCCTGGTGGCGGAGGGCAACGACCGCGAGCTGGCCATGTTGGCCGAGCGCTTCTGGCAGACCAGCCGCAGCCTGCGTTACATCTTCTTCGCCGATCCTGACGGGATCATTTATCTGGGCATCCCGATCGGCGGCACCTCGGGGGGCAGCGAACTGCTGCTGAGTCGGCGTCTGGAACTTCCCCCCGACATCCAGAAGCGGCCAGACAATCCCCTGGTGCGCCAGCACCTCACCCCCGACGGCCAGGTCACGGACGTGTTCGTGCCGCTGGTGAATGAGGGGCACTTCTTTGGGGTGATGGCCATGGGCATCAACCCCAACGAAACCCTGCTGGCCAGCGCGGCCCTCACCCGGGAGGTGACGGTGGCCGTGTTCATCTCGATCTGGGTGCTGGTGATCCTGGGGGCCGTGTTCAACGCCCTCACCATCACCCAGCCGGTGAAGGAGCTGCTGCGGGGCGTGCGCCAGGTGGCGGTGGGCGACTTCGAAACCCGCATCGCCCTGCCGATGGGGGGAGAACTGGGGGAACTGCTGGAGGGCTTCAACGCGATGACCTCCCAGCTGGAGGTGTACAAGGCGGCCAACATCGAGGAGCTCACTGCCGCCCAGGTGAAGCAGGAATCGCTGATCGCCACCATGGCCGACGGCGCCGTGCTGCTCGATGCCGCCGGGGGCATCGTGCTGGCCAACCCCACCGCCCGGCGCCTGTTCCGCTGGGAGGGCCGCAATCTCGAGGGCCAGGAACTGATCGGCGAGCTGCCGGAACGGCTGGCCCTGGAGCTGCATTCCGCCCTCGACAACATGATCATCGGCCAGCAGGATGCCGCCGACGTGCGCTGCAGCGTCGGCGATCCCGCCCGCACCCTGCGCATCGTGCTGCAGCCGGTGCGCGATGCCAGCGGCGAATCGCTCAAGGGCATCGCCATGACCATCCAGGACCTCACCCGGGAGGTGGAGCTCAACGCCGCCCAGAGCCGTTTCATCAGCAATGTGTCCCACGAGCTGCGCACGCCGCTGTTCAACATCAAGAGCTACGTGGAAACCCTCTACGACCTGGGCGACCAGCTCTCTGACCAGGAGAAGCACGAATTCCTCGGCATCGCCAACGCCGAAACCGACCGGCTCACCAGGCTGGTCAACGACGTGCTCGATCTGTCGCGGCTGGAATCGGAGCGATCCTGGAGCTTTGAGCCGCTGGATGTGGCCGAGGCGATCGAGCAGATCCTGCGCACCTACCGGCTGAATGCCGAGGAGCGAGGCGTGAAGCTTCGGTTCGAAGCCGAAACGCTGCTGCCCAGGGTGCTCGGCAACTGGGACCTGCTGCTGCAGGTGTTCGGCAACCTGGTGGGCAATGCCCTCAAGTTCACCCCGCCCGGTGGACAGATCGTGCTGAGGGCCTATCCCTGGCCCGATCTCTGCCTGCTCCACGACGACCAGGTGCCCAGGGAAGACAACCCCCGCTGCGAGCTCACCTCACCGCTGCCGCGGTTGCGGATCGAGATCGGTGACAGCGGCTGCGGCATCTCCGAAGCCGACCAGGCCCGCATCTTCGAGCGTTTCTTCCGGGTCGAGAATGCGGTGCACATCGAGGCGGGCACGGGCCTTGGACTCTCGATCGTGCGTGGCATCCTCGACAAGCACGGCACCCAGGTGAAGATGGCCAGCGAGCCGGAGGTTGGCAGCGTGTTCTGGTTTGATCTCTCCCTTGAAGAATCCGACCAGGATGAACTGCAGCTCAGCGCCGAGCGCAGGGCCCAGAGCCTGGAGCTTGCGCCGCTCCCAGCCCTGGCTGCACAGCCGGTGAGTCTCTAG
- the fabZ gene encoding 3-hydroxyacyl-ACP dehydratase FabZ: MPPSVVLSAEQIQGLLPHRYPFALVDRVILHEPGKRAVAIKNVTVNEPHFQGHFPGRPLMPGVLIVEAMAQVGGLIVTQMPDLPKGMFVFAGIDGVRFRRPVVPGDQLVITCTLLTLKRRRFGKVAAEALVDGELACSGELMFSLVD, translated from the coding sequence GTGCCGCCGTCCGTGGTGCTGAGCGCCGAGCAGATCCAGGGGCTGCTGCCCCACCGCTATCCCTTTGCCCTGGTGGATCGGGTGATCCTGCACGAGCCGGGCAAGCGGGCCGTGGCCATCAAGAACGTGACCGTCAACGAACCCCACTTCCAGGGGCATTTCCCCGGTCGGCCCCTGATGCCCGGGGTGCTGATCGTGGAGGCGATGGCCCAGGTGGGCGGCCTGATCGTGACCCAGATGCCCGACCTGCCCAAGGGCATGTTCGTGTTTGCCGGCATCGATGGCGTGCGCTTTCGCCGCCCGGTGGTGCCCGGCGATCAGCTCGTGATCACCTGCACTCTGCTCACCCTCAAGCGCCGGCGCTTCGGCAAAGTGGCCGCCGAAGCCCTCGTGGATGGTGAGCTGGCCTGTTCCGGTGAATTGATGTTCTCTCTGGTGGACTGA
- the purC gene encoding phosphoribosylaminoimidazolesuccinocarboxamide synthase, with product MSAYSLGSLLHEGKAKRVHATDQPDLVAVEFKDDATAFNALKTAQLVGKGELNCQISALLFELLARQGIPTHYLGLGEGEHGGHWMLVRPVRIVPIEVVIRNLAAGSLCRQMPIEAGTPLEPPLLDLYYKDDGLADPLLTEARLQHLGLLDSSQRQELERLAREVNAALQEMLASVGLILVDFKIELGFTADGQLVVADEISPDTCRLWDRGIADSDDRILDKDRFRRDLGGVVEAYGQVLKRLQGVCPQPEVYR from the coding sequence ATGAGCGCCTACAGCCTCGGTTCCCTGCTCCATGAAGGCAAGGCCAAACGGGTGCACGCCACCGACCAGCCCGACCTGGTGGCGGTGGAGTTCAAGGACGATGCCACCGCCTTCAATGCGCTCAAAACGGCCCAGCTGGTGGGCAAGGGGGAACTCAACTGCCAGATCTCGGCCCTGCTGTTCGAGCTCCTGGCCCGTCAGGGCATCCCCACCCACTACCTCGGACTGGGCGAGGGGGAGCACGGCGGCCATTGGATGTTGGTGAGGCCGGTGCGCATCGTGCCGATCGAGGTGGTGATCCGCAATCTGGCGGCCGGCTCCCTCTGCCGCCAGATGCCGATCGAGGCGGGCACCCCTCTGGAGCCGCCGCTGCTCGACCTCTATTACAAGGATGATGGCCTTGCAGACCCCCTGCTCACCGAGGCGCGCCTGCAGCATCTCGGCCTGCTGGATTCCAGCCAGCGCCAGGAGCTGGAGCGGCTGGCCCGTGAGGTGAATGCTGCGCTCCAGGAGATGCTGGCCAGCGTGGGACTGATCCTGGTGGATTTCAAGATTGAACTGGGCTTCACGGCCGACGGGCAGCTGGTGGTGGCCGATGAGATCAGCCCCGACACCTGCCGGCTCTGGGACCGAGGGATTGCCGACAGCGACGATCGCATCCTCGACAAAGACCGCTTTCGCCGCGATCTTGGCGGAGTGGTGGAGGCCTATGGGCAGGTTCTCAAACGGCTCCAAGGGGTCTGTCCCCAACCGGAGGTCTACCGGTAA
- a CDS encoding BamA/TamA family outer membrane protein, whose translation MVGSFGWKGAGPLLGLALLAGSPVLAQDQQQETAAPAVQPEESPPTAPGEGEFDFPIPAPAEQPATPAPQRTAPAPEGSTPAPAQESPAPADAFGVPEQSDVPEEPRVQIAEIVVEGLEGHPESERLELAAYAAMAVTPGTRVTRSELQTDLSAIYATGWFSDVRIQPQDGPLGVRLIVSVVPNPVLQAVELEPTDLKLPEQVVSDTFAADFGKTLNLNAMQSRMQDLQRWYADQGYSLARVTGPTRVSPDGTVELLVREGTVEGVEVQFLDKEGSATNENGEPIRGKSKPWVVSREISMKNGDVFNRRQLEEDIRRLYGTGLFGDVKVTLRPVPAEPGKVVIVLGMVEQSTGSISGGIGYSQTQGVFGQIQLQESNLLGRAWNLGTNFSYGQFGGLGDITFTDPWIKGDRFRTSFRARIFFSREVPQLFQSENNDTTFDLKDFNGADFDVVTNSPVDTSGPFAEVRTNFDTVAIQRVGANVQFIRPLNGGDPFKRAPWNLILAFGGQEVTPMNFSGSKFSQAVVGVDDDLPQPVRVRSNQVICLAFNCASENQLLSFRVGATFSSLDDPRNPTSGNFFSIGTEQFLSVGEDSPTFNRLRTTFTHFIPVDWLKIYKGCRPKPGETRDCKQALAFQVSAGTLIGDDIPPYEAFCLGGGNSVRGYFDCDLGVGKSYAEFTVEYRFPLFSIISGSVFFDAGTTFGTQSDIPGNPGGLLGKEGEGFSPGVGVIVTTPVGPLRLEVATENFTDNWRFNLGVGWKF comes from the coding sequence ATGGTGGGTTCATTCGGCTGGAAAGGTGCGGGTCCGCTCCTGGGTCTTGCACTTCTGGCAGGCTCGCCGGTGCTGGCCCAGGACCAGCAGCAGGAGACGGCCGCTCCCGCCGTGCAGCCGGAGGAGAGTCCGCCCACAGCGCCGGGCGAGGGGGAGTTTGACTTCCCCATCCCCGCCCCGGCCGAGCAGCCGGCCACGCCCGCACCGCAGCGGACGGCACCGGCACCAGAGGGGTCGACACCGGCCCCAGCCCAGGAAAGCCCGGCTCCCGCTGACGCTTTCGGGGTGCCTGAGCAGTCCGATGTTCCTGAGGAGCCGCGGGTTCAGATCGCTGAGATCGTGGTGGAGGGCCTCGAAGGGCATCCCGAGAGCGAGCGCCTTGAGCTGGCCGCCTATGCCGCCATGGCGGTCACCCCCGGCACCCGGGTCACCCGCAGTGAACTGCAGACCGACCTCTCGGCCATCTATGCCACGGGCTGGTTTTCCGATGTGCGCATTCAGCCCCAGGATGGGCCCCTGGGGGTGAGGCTGATCGTCTCGGTGGTGCCCAACCCCGTGCTTCAGGCCGTGGAGCTGGAGCCCACGGATCTGAAGCTGCCGGAGCAGGTCGTCAGCGACACCTTTGCCGCCGACTTCGGCAAGACCCTCAACCTGAACGCCATGCAGTCCCGCATGCAGGATCTGCAGAGGTGGTATGCCGATCAGGGTTATTCGCTGGCAAGGGTCACCGGCCCCACCCGGGTGAGCCCCGACGGCACGGTGGAACTGCTGGTGCGGGAAGGCACCGTGGAGGGGGTGGAAGTCCAGTTCCTGGATAAGGAGGGTTCGGCCACCAACGAAAACGGTGAGCCGATCCGCGGCAAGAGCAAGCCCTGGGTGGTGAGCCGCGAGATCTCCATGAAGAATGGAGATGTCTTCAACCGCCGCCAGCTGGAGGAAGACATCCGCCGCCTCTACGGCACAGGTCTGTTCGGCGATGTCAAGGTCACCCTGCGCCCGGTGCCCGCCGAACCCGGCAAGGTGGTGATCGTGCTGGGCATGGTGGAGCAGTCCACCGGCTCCATCTCGGGCGGCATCGGCTACAGCCAGACTCAGGGCGTGTTCGGACAGATCCAGCTCCAGGAGAGCAATCTGTTGGGCAGAGCCTGGAATCTGGGTACCAACTTCTCCTATGGCCAGTTCGGTGGCCTGGGCGATATCACCTTCACCGATCCCTGGATCAAGGGTGATCGCTTCCGAACCTCTTTCCGCGCCCGGATCTTCTTCAGCCGGGAAGTGCCCCAGTTGTTCCAGAGCGAGAACAACGACACCACCTTTGACCTGAAGGACTTCAACGGCGCTGATTTCGACGTCGTCACCAACAGCCCTGTGGACACCTCCGGGCCGTTCGCTGAGGTGCGCACCAACTTCGACACCGTGGCGATCCAGCGGGTCGGGGCCAACGTGCAGTTCATCCGCCCCCTCAACGGTGGAGATCCCTTCAAGCGGGCCCCCTGGAACCTGATCCTGGCCTTCGGTGGCCAGGAGGTCACGCCGATGAACTTCTCGGGCTCGAAGTTCAGCCAGGCCGTGGTCGGCGTCGACGACGACCTGCCCCAGCCGGTGCGGGTGCGCAGCAATCAGGTGATCTGCCTGGCCTTCAACTGCGCCTCGGAAAACCAGTTGCTCAGCTTCAGGGTGGGAGCCACCTTCAGCTCCCTCGACGACCCCCGCAATCCCACCAGTGGCAACTTCTTCAGCATCGGCACCGAGCAGTTCCTCTCGGTGGGAGAGGACTCCCCCACCTTCAACCGTCTGCGCACCACCTTCACCCACTTCATCCCGGTGGACTGGCTGAAGATCTACAAGGGCTGCCGTCCCAAGCCGGGCGAGACCCGCGATTGCAAGCAGGCCCTGGCGTTTCAGGTGTCCGCCGGCACCCTGATCGGCGATGACATCCCCCCCTACGAAGCCTTCTGCCTCGGCGGTGGCAACTCGGTGCGGGGCTACTTCGACTGCGACCTGGGGGTGGGCAAGAGCTATGCCGAGTTCACGGTTGAATACCGCTTCCCCCTGTTCAGCATCATCAGCGGCTCGGTGTTCTTTGACGCCGGCACCACCTTCGGCACCCAGAGCGACATCCCCGGCAACCCTGGTGGCCTGCTCGGCAAGGAGGGTGAGGGCTTCTCACCCGGGGTCGGCGTGATCGTCACCACCCCCGTGGGGCCGTTGCGGCTGGAGGTGGCCACGGAGAACTTCACCGACAACTGGCGCTTCAACCTCGGTGTGGGCTGGAAGTTCTAG
- the lpxA gene encoding acyl-ACP--UDP-N-acetylglucosamine O-acyltransferase: MATTIHPTAVVDPRAELAAGVAVGPYAVIGPQVRLGPDCSIGPHVVLDGRVRMGRGNRIFPGACIGLEPQDLKYTGDPTEVVIGDDNTIREYVTINRATTDSQQTRIGDGNLLMAYSHLGHNCALGDRIVIANGVAVAGHVVIGDRAVIGGVLGIHQFVQIGSLAMVGGMSRIERDVPPFTLVEGHPSRVRALNTIGLRRSGLTELDGGLQFADLKRCWSLLYRQELTLAEALDQLRATPLTAAAETLVAFLESSLQPGRRGPIPGAR; the protein is encoded by the coding sequence ATGGCCACCACGATCCATCCCACCGCCGTGGTCGACCCGCGCGCCGAGCTGGCCGCCGGTGTCGCGGTGGGTCCCTATGCGGTGATCGGGCCCCAGGTGCGCCTCGGCCCGGACTGCAGCATCGGCCCCCATGTGGTGCTCGATGGCCGGGTGCGCATGGGCCGCGGCAACCGCATCTTCCCCGGGGCCTGCATCGGCCTGGAACCCCAGGATCTCAAGTACACCGGCGATCCCACCGAGGTGGTGATCGGCGATGACAACACGATCCGCGAGTACGTGACCATCAACCGTGCCACCACCGACAGCCAGCAGACCCGCATCGGCGATGGCAACCTGCTGATGGCCTACAGCCACCTGGGCCACAACTGTGCCCTGGGCGATCGGATCGTGATCGCCAACGGCGTGGCCGTGGCCGGCCATGTGGTGATCGGCGATCGGGCCGTGATCGGTGGGGTGCTGGGCATCCACCAGTTCGTGCAGATCGGCAGCCTGGCGATGGTGGGGGGGATGAGCCGCATCGAACGCGACGTGCCGCCCTTCACTCTGGTGGAAGGCCACCCGTCGCGGGTGCGGGCTCTCAACACGATCGGCCTGCGCCGCAGCGGGCTCACCGAGCTGGATGGGGGCCTGCAGTTCGCCGATCTCAAGCGCTGCTGGTCCCTGCTCTACCGGCAGGAGCTGACCCTGGCCGAGGCGCTGGATCAGCTGCGGGCCACTCCGCTCACGGCTGCCGCTGAGACGCTGGTGGCCTTTCTGGAGTCCTCGCTCCAGCCAGGGCGTCGCGGTCCGATCCCCGGAGCCCGCTGA